The Oryza sativa Japonica Group chromosome 11, ASM3414082v1 DNA window TCAAATACTGTTCGTAAGGGTCTATATATAATTACAGAAACGTGAAGAGTTTTCTCCCAGCGTTCGTCCAGCGAACGCCACTTACATTTATCGAATTTCTCCCCCAGAATTCGCAATCCCCATCGGCGACCACAGCAACAGGTAACCAGCGAATTCACCTCCTCAGCTCCTCTTTCAGTCATCACGAGAGAGATCAACCTAACCCTCCCCGCGAGGGTTACCGATTCTTCGATTACTCTTCGTTTTTTCTGTTCTCTAATCTggtttggcggcggcggcggctaggatGAAGCTGGTACAAAGGGAGGCGGAGAAGCTGGCGCTGCACAATGCAGGGTTTTTGGCCCAGAAGCGCCTCGCACGGGGGCTCCGCCTCAACTACACGGAGGCCGTCGCGCTCATCGCCGCCCAGGTACGTGGCGGTGCTCTCGTCCCCACCGACCAATTCATTGCGACTGCGCTTGTGTTCCTAAAGCTTGcccgagaggaggaaggagacttagtgtgcatatttatttgtcCTCTGCATTTTGCACTACCTATGCCTATTCTTATGGCAAGAGAGAGACGTTGATGTGCTCTGCAAAATCCCTTCTTCATGCATTGCTTCATGCGTTCCTTCTTCATGCCTATTCTTATTTATTCTGATTGTAGTAGCATATGGTTTGTAGTTGGCTTCGAAAGCAATATAAAGACATTTCCCTTTCTGCTATGTATGTATGCTCTGTTACTGGTAAGCTGCTAGTATTGCTCTGGGTTCACGGTCTTTCTGCTACGTGTGTTTTGAGTCCCTACTAACAAGTATTACATCCATTGATTTTTATAGGACATATTTACCTTAGAAATAGCCCTTCAATATTAAACTTTAACCATTGATTTCTATAAAATGCATTCTTAACAGCTACAAAACTaacatattataaaactaaAAGTACATGTAGTTTGACTAATTATTAGCCAAAATCTACAAAGGCTGACCTTTTGAAATATGTATATAccaatggagggagtactgttATTTTATTGGGCATGAAGACCATTTTGTACATTATGTTTATTAACAATTTCAAGTACCATGATGGAATTAATTATTTCTCTGCTTCCGGACACAGATTCTTGAGTTTGTTCGTGATGGAGACAGAACTGTGACAGACTTGATGGACTTAGGAAAACAACTGCTGGGAAGGTTTGTTTCTATACAGACTTAATAACTGTTTTTGACCtccgattaaaaaaaatcaatttcttGCGCCATCCTTATCCCACAAGTGCAATACAGTTTTGGAACTGTCTAGCTCATATGAGAAATGTACACTGCTGGAAAGCTGGATCCAGTGAAATGCCTGCTAAGTTCCAATGAAGTGCATAAGCTGTCTGAAAATTGTTCACATTTTCcttgtaatatgaaaaaaatagggTCCTCGTGGTTTATTAATTTATCCACTTTCAGTAAAATCAATTGCCTGTCTCCCTTTTGACATAAAGATTGATTTAGTTCCACTTTTCCTTGCCTATCAGGAGGCAAGTTCTTCCAGCTGTTCCACACCTTTTAGAAACTGTACAGGTTATTTCTTTGCTCATACTATATTATCACTTTCGTCCATTCCTATACctcgggcctgttcactttgatgccattttcaaccttaccaagttttggtaaagttgccaaaaaagtggctacatttaatttgctgccaaattttgatagctatataagaaatcctgccaaaatttggtaaggttttttttggcatcaaagtgaacaggcccctcATATTACACTTTTTCTAGGTTGAAGGAACATTTATGGATGGAACAAAACTAATTACTGTACATGATCCTATTTCTTCTGATGATGGAAATTTGGAGCTAGCACTGCATGGTTCTTTCCTCCCAGGTTGTCAATTCTGATCAGCATACTTGTTTCACTTACAGAAGGTTTTGTTTGTGGTACTTTTAAAATAACGAATTTATGAAATTGTGGTGATCTTCCTGTTCAACAAAAATCTGCTGAGGTACCCAAGATAAGTTAGTAATGAGTTAAAATGATAACATCATTTGCAGTACCTTCACTTGAAAAGTTTTCTTCGGTTGGTGTGGACGACTTTCCTGGCGAAGTACGTTTTTGCTCTGGTCACATAGTCCTCAATCTTCATCGCAGGGCTTTAACTCTGAAGGTTGTTAACAAGGCAGACAGACCTATTCAGGTGAGCGCttgtggattttttttgggTCAGAGTGCAAATCTATAAAATACTTCCTTTTATTTCAACTTTGTCAAAAAGGAACTGCACATCATTATATTAAGAAGAAGGGAAAGAGTCCAAAAGGACTCAATCAAGCCCATTAGGGCAGGGTTTGTTAGATAATATTTGTTTAATTAAATTTCCAAAGATGGAGCTTAGCCACAAGCCCCGCAACTGATTTTCTAAATTATTTCCAAAGGCGAACGTGATTGTAGCATGGTGTTAAATGACTTCTAGTGGGAAGCTGCTGACCAGAGTTCAAATCTTGGTATCGCACCAAAAAAGGTCACTCACTAGTTCCCAAACAACATAGGTTAAGATTAAGAATCGACCTATGGAGGGTGAGCCCTCAGGTATGGCGCATGGGCCTTAAAGCACGGGTTAAGGCCCAATCCATAGGGGCGGGGCAGCTGCACGTTTAGGGGGGGGGGGACCAGCTTTCGTGATCTTTCTGGGCCCCTGGTTTCCGGTGCTTCTTAGTCACAATACCTCGGGGGAGGTTTTTCCCTTGAGACTGAGTTTTTGTCCATGTTGCAACCCCATTGTTATTGTTTGTTTAACATCACCACTCATCTTGATTGTATTTGCACTTCTTCCACCTGTAGCATGATACTATCGTGAACTAGCAGCCTATAAGCATTGCAGTATTGCTATTACCTATATGAAAATTCCTACTTATATCAGTTCTTAAGGTAGCTATTAGCTGTTGCACCATGTTAAGTTGAACAGGCCTGCTTAACCCTCAGGCTGGGCCTGGAAAATCTTCTTCTAGTGCAACAAACCGAAGTCTGATTTTCTCttccaaaaaataaattatataattttaacAAACCTATGTGACAGTAGGGCTACTAAGTATGACTATCCAACCTCCCAAATTTACCCTTGATCAATTCTCACTACAATAGAAATTCTAGGAAATGAAATGCAGAATATAAAGTGCATCGATGTAAATAGTGATAGACATAGCAAATGAAGAAAGACAATGTTTTTCGAAAGGATTGGAGACTAGTTCTCATTGGAGCAATCTCACAAGAGTGTTGCTCAAGGCGCATATGGTCACTTGGACATTTGGAGGTCAACAGTATTCTTGATCTTTGTGCAATCCTTTCAACATcacatataagtatataactTTGTGCTTGATGCTTTGCACATGTGCCATGAGAACCAATTTCTTATATACTCAACAAATGCTATTAACTGGGGTGATCGAATTGTCATCAATCGCCTAAACCAATACCTGAAATGGGGCTTAGATGCTCACaattttgaattatttttcccaattaaaatatttttattcttttttgaaGTTGGATTCTTGATGCTTCCAGTTAAAATCCTAGGCCTGAGCCAAGGTCTAGATAATAAATTAGGTGGGGCACAAGCGATGGAGTTAGGCAGTTAGGTGACTGCCAAAAATGCAATTCTCAGTCGCTGCATCGTTTTCTGACATCATCATAAAGGCAAAAGGCTATCTGCTCTTATTTTAATTATCTAGCGTATTCAATCTCCTTCCTTGAGCATGCATAAATAGTCTTGACTGTTTGGAGACTAAAGTTGCATTTTTGCTCCCTTTCACATTGATTTTGCGAGAACGGCGGCTAGCTCAGCTAGCAGGGAGTTACCAGGAGTGATTTGTCGGCCTGGATTCGATTCTTATTGGACCTAGGTTATCTCACCATTTTCTTCTCTATCAATTCTGGATGCTAAGTTTGTCCTTAGTACCCCAACCAATTTGGCCATTTCAAAAACATTGATTTTGCTGTAGCTATGATTCAAATGCTCTTTTGGATGCATTTTGAATACTAAATGTTGTGTTTAATTGTATCCCTAGCTGtagtataatactccctccatcccagttTGATTATACCCTAAGAAAATTGCACCAAGACCAAGGGCACCAAAATAttcatcattctcaaattaaTCCCCATCGGTTAAGGTGCTTCATCGCTTCATGTTCCGTGTATTGCTCCTGTTTTAAATATTACATGACATTGCACTAATAGAAATTAACCTTTGTTAGTTGCATGCAACACATTCAGTGATGCACATttattctttgcacaaataAACTAAAAGATACTTGTTAGATGATGATCATTTTGAGAAGACCTCAAAAATCTTAGAGGATGAtcaaaatgggatggagggagtaatttcaaTTACGAGACTCCGCATTcacacagtttttttttttttgtgtaagaTTAACTCCCATGTTTCTGTTAATTTATTTACTTTGTTGCTACACCTTATGACAGAACTTCCATTTTGTTTTGTAATCTGCAGATTGGGAGTCATTACCACTTCATAGAGGCCAATCCATACCTTGTTTTTGATAGACAAAGAGCTTATGGCATGAGACTGAACATACCAGCTGGCACAGCTGTCCGTTTTGAGGTGCTGAGTAATCTAATTCGTCTTTTAGCACAAATCCTTGGACCCTACCTAGTCTCACAAATATTTTGCACATCCTTTCCATGATCCACGGGAATATGATATCTTTTCTGTTACAGCCAGGGGATGCAAAAACGGTTACACTTGTAAGCATTGGTGGTCGTAAAGTGATCAGGGGTGGAAATGGAATTGCTGATGGTGCTGTCAACAGATCTCAGCTTAATGAGGTAATGGAAAAGGTTATTGCAAATGGTTTTGGGCATGAAGATTATCCAGATTCAAGGTTGCTTCCTTTTGACTTTGCTAAtgccaataaataaaaaaaaatttaacatgCCATATTTATTCCAGTCTAGTTATTTACATTTCCAAGTTCTGTTTCAGTGAAGGTATTATTGGTGATGGCACACATGACTACAGTGTTGATCATGAGAAATATGCAAGCATGTATGGGCCTACAACTGGTGACAAGATTAGACTTGGTGACACTGACCTTTTTGCGGAGATTGAAAAGGACTATGCCATCTATGGTGATGAGTGCATATTTGGAGGCGGAAAGGTTCTACGTGATGGAATGGGACAGTCGGCAGGGTATCCAGCCTCAGATTGCCTGGACACAGTTGTAACAAATGCTGTTGTGATTGACTATACAGGAATATACAAAGCTGACATTGGTATAAATGGTGGACTTATCGTTGCTATTGGGAAGGCTGGAAACCCTGATGTCATGGACATGGATGGTGTTAATGAAGAGATGATTGTGGGGGTAACTACTTTATTTCTTTCATTTGTTTCTCGTGATTTACAGAAGAACAGATTTATGCCATACGCAATTGCAGGTTAATACTGAAGTTATTGCTGCTGAAGGCATGATTGTTACTGCTGGTGGAATTGATTGCCATGTTCACTTCATATGCCCTCAGTTGGCAGAAGAGGCAATTGCAAGTGGTTAGGCTCCTTACTAGTTGCTACATATGAGACTTAAGCAATTACATATCTTTGGATTATCTCGACAATTTGGCTGCATCCCTAAATAGAGGGTGCTGACATTGTCACCAGCTATTTCACACATATCTTGCATTCTGCATAAACACTTAATGGTTGGTTATTACATACATATCGTCACTTTTGTTCTATCTTTTTCCAAATATATTGTTGGAAGGAcatctttttttaaaacatcCACACTAGGTAGATTttttccatgtagaacttttGACAAATCCAGATGTTTTGCGGGAAGGATAATACAAACCCCCAGATTTTGCAATCTCTTTTCAAGGCACCCCCTGTATTTTTTGTGAGGAAGTGCCCCTTGTATTTGAGAAAATTGTTTTGGAAAATGGAGTAAAATAGATGCGCTAGTGTTGTACCTATGGTTTTTTTAACTTTGTGCTAAAAATCCTATAGTTTTGTTGCAAAAATTGCAAAAGATGGGGTTTTGTAAAATTAACTCCTTTTCATGTATTTTTGTACTTTGAGAAAATGGATCCTGTtgaattatatatttttgtacCATTTGATTTGGATTCGTTGGTTATAaatcatgagaagtttgacTGCTAAAGTATTTCGTTACTTCCGCATTTACTTATAGGCATCACAACATTGGTGGGAGGTGGAACTGGACCAGCACATGGAACTTGTGCCACAACTTGCACCCCTTCACCATCTCACATGAAACTAATGCTACAGTCCACTGATGAATTACCAATCAATATGGGATTCACAGGCAAGGTATAAAGTTTATAGTATGTCATGACTCATTAACATCAATTACAGGTAATTCAATATTTTCCAATGTACTAAATCATCTGCAGGTTTAGATCAGGTCTTTTAGTTGTGAAAGGTCAAATATGTAAATAATTTTATGGCTGGAGTACAGGTTAAGAACACAAGCCTTCATAGTTGGCACCTCGTCCAAGTTATTTTATGATATCTAATAGAAAACACCGGTGTCTTTAACTCTTTATCCAATTATTGTGTAATTGGGAagataaaaaacaaaatatgttTTTGAAGAGGCTGGAAGTCTGGA harbors:
- the LOC107279825 gene encoding urease, whose protein sequence is MKLVQREAEKLALHNAGFLAQKRLARGLRLNYTEAVALIAAQILEFVRDGDRTVTDLMDLGKQLLGRRQVLPAVPHLLETVQVEGTFMDGTKLITVHDPISSDDGNLELALHGSFLPVPSLEKFSSVGVDDFPGEVRFCSGHIVLNLHRRALTLKVVNKADRPIQIGSHYHFIEANPYLVFDRQRAYGMRLNIPAGTAVRFEPGDAKTVTLVSIGGRKVIRGGNGIADGAVNRSQLNEVMEKVIANGFGHEDYPDSSEGIIGDGTHDYSVDHEKYASMYGPTTGDKIRLGDTDLFAEIEKDYAIYGDECIFGGGKVLRDGMGQSAGYPASDCLDTVVTNAVVIDYTGIYKADIGINGGLIVAIGKAGNPDVMDMDGVNEEMIVGVNTEVIAAEGMIVTAGGIDCHVHFICPQLAEEAIASGITTLVGGGTGPAHGTCATTCTPSPSHMKLMLQSTDELPINMGFTGKGNTTKPDGLAEIIKAGAMGLKLHEDWGSTPAAIDNCLSVAEAFDIQVNIHTDTLNESGCVEHTIAAFKDRTIHTYHSEGAGGGHAPDIIKVCGVKNVLPSSTNPTRPFTLNTVDEHLDMLMVCHHLDRNIPEDVAFAESRIRAETIAAEDILHDMGAISIISSDSQAMGRIGEVITRTWQTANKMKRQRGRLPISSSPDAAEDNDNFRIRRYIAKYTINPAIVNGFSDFVGSVEVGKLADLVIWKPSFFGAKPEMVIKGGAIACANMGDPNASIPTPEPVMMRPMFGAFGGAGSANSIAFVSKAAKEAGVAVQYKLGKRVEAVGRVRGLTKLNMKLNDALPKIDVDPETYTVTADGEVLRCQPTPTVPLSRNYFLF
- the LOC107279825 gene encoding urease isoform X1; amino-acid sequence: MDGTKLITVHDPISSDDGNLELALHGSFLPVPSLEKFSSVGVDDFPGEVRFCSGHIVLNLHRRALTLKVVNKADRPIQIGSHYHFIEANPYLVFDRQRAYGMRLNIPAGTAVRFEPGDAKTVTLVSIGGRKVIRGGNGIADGAVNRSQLNEVMEKVIANGFGHEDYPDSSEGIIGDGTHDYSVDHEKYASMYGPTTGDKIRLGDTDLFAEIEKDYAIYGDECIFGGGKVLRDGMGQSAGYPASDCLDTVVTNAVVIDYTGIYKADIGINGGLIVAIGKAGNPDVMDMDGVNEEMIVGVNTEVIAAEGMIVTAGGIDCHVHFICPQLAEEAIASGITTLVGGGTGPAHGTCATTCTPSPSHMKLMLQSTDELPINMGFTGKGNTTKPDGLAEIIKAGAMGLKLHEDWGSTPAAIDNCLSVAEAFDIQVNIHTDTLNESGCVEHTIAAFKDRTIHTYHSEGAGGGHAPDIIKVCGVKNVLPSSTNPTRPFTLNTVDEHLDMLMVCHHLDRNIPEDVAFAESRIRAETIAAEDILHDMGAISIISSDSQAMGRIGEVITRTWQTANKMKRQRGRLPISSSPDAAEDNDNFRIRRYIAKYTINPAIVNGFSDFVGSVEVGKLADLVIWKPSFFGAKPEMVIKGGAIACANMGDPNASIPTPEPVMMRPMFGAFGGAGSANSIAFVSKAAKEAGVAVQYKLGKRVEAVGRVRGLTKLNMKLNDALPKIDVDPETYTVTADGEVLRCQPTPTVPLSRNYFLF